The following are from one region of the Halomonas qaidamensis genome:
- a CDS encoding RibD family protein, whose amino-acid sequence MMSCCFLNGDTMPSTNEKMIDIDQAWAWLLDVQQGIRSDATMTLDTHGCWHSSITVTSAAQELLTCLLPLVRHSSWVVAQLGQSLDGRIATESGHSHYINGVESLVHLHRLRALADAVVIGAGTASADNPQLTVRNVTGKHPTRVVIDPRGRVPTDLALFNTSTAPTLHLTGPEATVAPTSAEHCVLPLDTNGQFRPADVITWLADRGLTRVLVEGGGVTVSQFIEADAVDRLHLLVAPLLIGSGRPGLQMTPIDTLESALRPTMRSFRCGDDTLFDVVLSGRTA is encoded by the coding sequence ATGATGAGTTGCTGTTTTCTGAATGGAGATACCATGCCTAGTACCAATGAAAAGATGATCGATATCGACCAAGCGTGGGCATGGTTGCTGGACGTTCAACAGGGCATCAGAAGTGACGCCACAATGACGCTTGATACCCATGGCTGCTGGCACTCTTCTATCACTGTTACAAGCGCCGCGCAGGAGCTGTTGACGTGTTTGCTGCCACTGGTGCGTCATTCGAGCTGGGTGGTTGCGCAACTGGGGCAGAGCCTGGATGGGCGCATCGCTACGGAAAGCGGTCACTCCCACTACATCAATGGCGTTGAAAGTTTGGTGCATCTGCACCGTCTGCGGGCGCTGGCAGATGCCGTAGTGATTGGCGCGGGTACGGCGAGCGCTGACAACCCCCAGCTCACAGTACGCAACGTAACGGGCAAGCACCCTACCCGTGTGGTGATTGACCCACGTGGCCGCGTGCCGACTGATTTGGCGCTGTTCAACACGTCTACCGCACCCACGCTGCATCTCACCGGGCCAGAGGCAACGGTGGCGCCAACGTCCGCCGAACACTGCGTGCTGCCGTTGGATACCAATGGTCAGTTCCGCCCCGCCGACGTTATTACCTGGCTGGCAGATCGTGGCCTTACGCGGGTATTGGTAGAAGGCGGCGGCGTTACTGTTTCGCAATTCATTGAGGCGGACGCGGTTGACCGTCTGCATTTGCTGGTCGCGCCACTGCTCATCGGTTCCGGCCGACCTGGGCTGCAGATGACGCCCATCGACACCCTTGAGAGCGCCCTGCGCCCGACGATGCGCTCTTTCCGCTGCGGGGACGACACGCTCTTCGACGTAGTGCTGAGTGGGCGCACTGCCTGA
- the ribA gene encoding GTP cyclohydrolase II RibA has translation MYHIERAIFDIRRGLPVVINTGEQRLLVQALEGSVSVDSLAKLSGSRPALVLTRHRLEAMGMSLKADAACLPLTEQISERDLHHLAVSNEASEAHSLLSGLKPAGVGERGAVALMRRALLIPAALCAEVSAASAEHIAQQLSKGELLEVNARDAEKCLAGAPGMLKRVSEARIPLEEAPESRFVLFREPDGLREHVAVVIGDLATIPGAVPLRMHSACLTGDLFGSLRCDCGEQLRNAVADIQAMGGGVLLYLAQEGRGIGLANKLRAYTLQDGGLDTVDADQVLGFGDDERQYAVAVDMLNALEIDKVQLLTNNPLKMAALREGGVEVVSRQALYGSVTDHNHRYLSAKANRAGHFLDEVLEGRGR, from the coding sequence ATGTATCACATTGAACGCGCTATTTTCGATATTCGCCGTGGATTGCCCGTGGTGATTAATACCGGAGAGCAACGCCTGTTGGTACAGGCACTTGAAGGCAGTGTGTCGGTCGATTCACTGGCGAAACTCTCCGGCTCTCGGCCAGCGTTGGTATTAACGCGTCATCGTTTGGAGGCAATGGGCATGTCGCTGAAAGCGGATGCGGCTTGCTTACCGCTCACCGAACAAATCAGTGAGCGTGATTTGCATCACCTTGCTGTATCCAATGAAGCGTCGGAGGCCCATTCACTGTTAAGCGGCCTGAAGCCTGCAGGCGTAGGGGAGCGAGGTGCTGTGGCGCTTATGCGCCGTGCGCTGTTGATACCGGCGGCGCTGTGCGCTGAGGTCAGTGCGGCATCCGCCGAGCATATTGCTCAGCAGCTATCAAAAGGTGAGCTGTTAGAAGTTAATGCCCGGGATGCAGAGAAGTGTTTAGCTGGCGCACCGGGGATGCTAAAGCGTGTAAGCGAGGCGCGTATTCCCCTGGAAGAAGCGCCTGAAAGCCGCTTTGTGCTGTTCCGTGAGCCTGACGGGTTACGTGAGCATGTGGCCGTAGTGATTGGTGATTTGGCTACTATCCCTGGGGCAGTTCCTTTGCGTATGCACTCGGCTTGCCTCACTGGTGATCTGTTCGGCAGCCTGCGCTGTGACTGTGGCGAACAGTTGCGTAATGCAGTGGCCGATATTCAAGCCATGGGTGGCGGCGTGCTGCTTTATTTAGCACAAGAGGGGCGGGGGATTGGTCTAGCCAATAAACTGCGCGCCTACACCTTGCAAGATGGCGGTTTAGACACTGTCGATGCCGACCAAGTACTAGGGTTTGGCGACGACGAGCGTCAATACGCCGTCGCGGTGGATATGCTCAATGCGCTAGAGATCGATAAAGTTCAGTTGTTGACCAACAACCCGCTAAAAATGGCAGCGCTGCGTGAAGGCGGTGTTGAAGTCGTCTCACGTCAAGCGCTCTACGGCAGTGTAACGGATCACAATCACCGCTACCTAAGCGCCAAAGCCAATCGAGCAGGGCATTTCTTAGACGAGGTACTTGAAGGACGTGGGCGTTAA
- a CDS encoding creatininase family protein, with protein sequence MIYHWQTLTAPQLASIAEGDPVAVITLGAIEQHGTHLPLGTDLIIGEGLQAAMLAMIDPALDVLCLPSIAVGASDEHASFAGTLSLPAPLAIATLEAYGKSIASTGIKKLVLINSHGGNKAVMDLAALTLRKQFEMRVVKATYTRLPPLEGAINADELRYGLHGGLLETAIMLHLAPELVQLDNYQPTPPAMPKGDALVSPEGSAAFAWLAEDLSTFGVAGDATDAHQALGERLVKHYATQLAQVVAETAHLPPLITRKTSD encoded by the coding sequence ATGATTTATCACTGGCAAACCCTCACCGCTCCCCAACTCGCCTCGATTGCCGAAGGTGATCCAGTTGCAGTGATCACCCTGGGGGCCATTGAGCAGCACGGTACGCACCTGCCATTAGGTACCGACCTGATCATTGGAGAAGGCTTACAAGCTGCCATGTTAGCCATGATTGACCCAGCGCTTGATGTGTTATGCCTGCCATCAATTGCCGTCGGTGCGAGCGACGAACACGCCAGTTTTGCTGGAACACTTAGCCTACCCGCTCCACTCGCCATCGCGACATTAGAAGCTTATGGCAAAAGCATTGCGAGTACAGGGATAAAAAAGCTGGTGTTGATTAATAGCCACGGCGGCAATAAAGCCGTGATGGACCTTGCCGCATTAACCCTACGCAAGCAATTTGAAATGCGCGTAGTGAAAGCCACTTATACGCGGCTACCGCCGTTGGAAGGCGCTATTAATGCCGATGAGCTGCGCTACGGATTGCATGGCGGCCTGCTGGAAACCGCCATCATGCTACATTTAGCGCCTGAGCTTGTTCAGCTCGATAACTACCAACCTACCCCACCGGCAATGCCTAAAGGTGACGCACTGGTCAGCCCAGAGGGTAGCGCCGCGTTTGCCTGGCTTGCCGAGGACCTGAGTACGTTTGGCGTTGCCGGTGATGCAACGGATGCTCATCAAGCATTAGGTGAACGGCTAGTGAAGCACTACGCCACTCAGTTGGCACAGGTGGTGGCCGAAACCGCCCACCTGCCACCGCTTATCACGCGGAAAACGTCAGATTAA
- a CDS encoding FkbM family methyltransferase, with translation MPSAFFHRLRSTSGMARSLFIYWRPGRQRSLKQLYRPFIQPGDIAFDIGAHLGDRSAAFHALGAKVVALEPQPALAKWFKRILNRPNITLLPLAAGPQSGHADIAISVSNPTLSTLATEWRHQVGERNPGFQHVQWEQQLRVEVTTLDQLIATYGEPSFIKIDVEGFEAEVLMGLNHAVAALSVEFVAGVLEVSHACVEQLSRLGDYRFNAIAGEQRHFRWATWQSPETITQWLNDGVDGLASGDLYACRADHPLLRASA, from the coding sequence ATGCCTTCTGCTTTTTTCCATCGGCTCCGCAGTACCAGCGGTATGGCGCGTTCACTGTTTATTTACTGGCGGCCAGGAAGGCAAAGGAGCCTAAAGCAGTTATATCGTCCGTTTATTCAACCAGGCGATATCGCTTTTGATATTGGCGCTCACTTAGGCGACCGTAGTGCCGCCTTCCACGCGCTAGGTGCTAAAGTAGTGGCATTAGAGCCACAACCAGCACTGGCCAAATGGTTTAAACGGATACTCAATCGACCGAACATTACGCTCTTACCACTGGCCGCTGGACCGCAATCCGGCCATGCGGATATCGCTATCAGTGTTAGCAACCCGACCCTCTCTACCTTAGCGACCGAATGGCGACACCAGGTGGGCGAACGAAACCCCGGCTTTCAGCACGTACAATGGGAACAGCAGCTAAGAGTGGAAGTCACTACTCTGGATCAGCTCATTGCCACTTACGGCGAGCCTAGCTTTATAAAAATTGATGTTGAAGGGTTTGAAGCAGAGGTACTGATGGGGCTTAACCACGCGGTAGCAGCGCTTTCGGTAGAGTTTGTTGCGGGCGTGTTAGAGGTCAGCCATGCCTGCGTTGAACAGCTGTCCCGCCTTGGCGACTACCGTTTCAATGCAATTGCCGGTGAGCAGCGCCACTTCCGCTGGGCAACCTGGCAATCCCCTGAAACCATTACCCAGTGGCTCAACGATGGCGTCGACGGCTTGGCCTCTGGGGATCTCTACGCCTGCCGTGCCGACCACCCGCTGTTACGCGCATCCGCCTAA
- the mdoH gene encoding glucans biosynthesis glucosyltransferase MdoH produces MPDLHALRPSIPWLNSRRAFLACAVLATSIGGCLVMAKVVANLAIGWQLTMLILFAFTFSWIALAFWGALCGFVLCALRRDPLSLRRQAIVNPNASLLVSRTALVMPIYAEPPIPTIAGLEATCRSLLQQAEAYVAGTPSAINKYFEVFVLSDTQESAMADIEAAHVAALQQRLAGQIAVHYRRRPNNDGRKAGNIAEFCRRWGRRYDYLVVLDADSLMSGATLLHLVHRMQRQPSVGLIQTVPIPVGQRTLFGRFTQLASALYSPMLAAGQSFWQGDAANYWGHNAIIRTRAFMAHAGLPILSGKPPLGGELLSHDFVEAALLKRGGWQVLLDTSATTAVSRHNPYASASHNSFEAMPSNMLDFAKRDRRWLQGNLQHLRLLTGAGFHPISRLHFLFGAFAYLSSLVWLGLLLCTSLMVGYQAIESTSNPPLPEALSLGLLSVTLGMLLAPKLLGLLLTFWQCPHAYGGRLKLVTSTLLEILFAALIAPLMMAWHSLFIVNVLIGRAIDWQTQHRGERSLSWRETWHHTGWMTLCGIAWAGTMMLFSPSAFGWLTPAWLGLIGAAPLVKYSSSATWGSLVSQKFGLLQTPSSAQQPPLLEEFAALESRSHQTSATLSRPSLTLSLALPQEQPGDMPCQSFRYHIQTATKHAPPIKEPY; encoded by the coding sequence ATGCCTGATCTCCACGCATTGCGGCCTTCAATCCCCTGGCTTAACAGTCGCCGAGCCTTCCTTGCTTGTGCGGTGTTAGCTACAAGCATCGGTGGCTGCCTCGTAATGGCAAAGGTAGTTGCTAATCTGGCCATTGGTTGGCAGCTCACTATGCTAATACTGTTTGCATTTACGTTTAGTTGGATAGCATTGGCATTTTGGGGGGCACTATGTGGGTTTGTGCTTTGTGCGCTACGCCGCGATCCACTCAGCTTACGTCGCCAAGCTATTGTGAACCCTAATGCCAGCCTGCTAGTCAGCCGCACCGCACTCGTAATGCCTATTTATGCAGAGCCTCCCATCCCTACCATTGCAGGACTAGAAGCAACGTGTCGTTCACTTCTCCAGCAAGCAGAAGCGTATGTTGCAGGGACTCCCAGTGCTATCAACAAATACTTTGAAGTGTTTGTGCTAAGCGATACCCAAGAGTCGGCCATGGCAGATATCGAAGCGGCCCATGTGGCTGCTTTGCAACAGCGCCTTGCCGGACAAATAGCCGTTCATTATCGGCGACGCCCTAATAATGACGGCCGAAAAGCAGGCAATATTGCAGAGTTTTGTCGCCGCTGGGGCCGCCGCTATGACTACTTGGTGGTGCTAGATGCCGACAGCCTAATGAGTGGCGCTACGCTGCTGCACTTAGTACACCGGATGCAGCGCCAACCCAGCGTAGGCCTTATTCAAACGGTCCCTATTCCCGTTGGCCAACGTACTCTATTTGGCCGTTTTACCCAGCTAGCCTCAGCACTTTACAGCCCGATGCTGGCAGCGGGCCAAAGCTTCTGGCAAGGTGATGCGGCAAATTACTGGGGCCACAATGCGATCATTCGCACACGCGCCTTTATGGCCCATGCGGGGCTACCTATCCTCTCAGGTAAGCCACCGTTGGGCGGGGAGCTATTAAGCCACGACTTCGTCGAAGCGGCACTTCTTAAACGGGGCGGCTGGCAGGTGTTACTGGATACCTCTGCGACCACCGCCGTATCCCGACATAACCCTTACGCCAGCGCGTCACACAACAGCTTTGAAGCCATGCCGAGCAACATGCTCGACTTTGCCAAGCGTGACCGCCGCTGGCTACAGGGCAATCTGCAGCACTTACGCTTACTCACCGGCGCAGGGTTTCACCCGATTAGTCGACTTCACTTTTTATTCGGCGCGTTTGCCTACCTTTCTTCGCTTGTTTGGCTTGGGCTTCTACTCTGCACCAGCCTCATGGTGGGTTATCAAGCCATTGAGTCCACGTCAAACCCGCCGTTGCCTGAAGCCCTCTCGCTGGGGCTGTTAAGCGTAACGCTGGGTATGCTGCTCGCCCCCAAACTGCTGGGTCTATTATTAACGTTCTGGCAATGCCCCCATGCGTATGGCGGGCGACTCAAGCTTGTCACCAGCACGTTATTAGAAATTCTGTTTGCTGCTCTAATTGCACCGCTGATGATGGCGTGGCATAGCTTATTTATCGTCAACGTATTGATTGGCCGAGCCATTGACTGGCAAACCCAACACCGGGGAGAGCGTTCGCTAAGCTGGCGAGAAACATGGCACCACACTGGGTGGATGACGCTGTGTGGTATAGCTTGGGCAGGCACGATGATGCTTTTTTCACCCTCTGCGTTTGGTTGGCTAACTCCCGCATGGCTTGGATTGATTGGAGCCGCTCCACTGGTGAAATATTCCAGCAGTGCCACTTGGGGAAGCCTCGTTAGCCAAAAATTCGGCTTACTGCAAACACCCAGTTCAGCACAACAACCACCACTTTTGGAGGAGTTTGCCGCGTTAGAAAGCCGCAGCCATCAAACCAGTGCTACTTTATCTCGCCCGTCGCTAACACTTTCTCTAGCGCTTCCCCAGGAACAGCCAGGCGATATGCCCTGCCAGTCATTTCGCTATCACATTCAAACAGCAACCAAACATGCCCCACCCATTAAGGAGCCTTACTAA
- a CDS encoding glucan biosynthesis protein: MSVRTAAKWMLSFNCLIAFSAVANNDVIFDHVIERAQTLADTPYQAPDETLPSALKSLDYDLYRQIRFNPERAYWRDESPFSMQLFHSGFIFQTPVTINVVENGDVVPLSFSADDFQYDGNANRLLENDLTGSGHAGFRLHYPINNEDYADEFAVFLGASYFRLVGRDQAYGLSTRGLAIDTALASGEEFPEFREFWLYKPDENSDSITLLALMDSPSLSGAYRIMLTPGENTEAEVEATLFARSDIEKLGIAPLTSMFTFGEASTERPDDFRPQVHDSDGLLIHTGADEWIWRPLQNPSSVRVSAFMDDGPSGFGLMQRERDFGRYLDLEAHYHRRPSQWVEPLTDWGPGHVELVEIPTPDETHDNIVAYWVAEEALTAGESRHLHYRTFTLNKQPETNSLGKVVRTRHGSAAVPGETDSPSADQRQFIVDFQGGKLDDLTSSEPIELDINVQNGEVLLPQVKTLPNNGQRATFRLPPSSEPRDIRLRLMVEGEPITETWNYVWYPDA; the protein is encoded by the coding sequence ATGAGTGTTCGTACTGCAGCAAAATGGATGTTGTCATTCAACTGCTTGATCGCCTTTTCTGCAGTTGCCAACAATGACGTTATTTTTGACCACGTTATCGAGCGCGCTCAAACCTTAGCAGATACGCCTTATCAAGCTCCAGATGAGACGCTTCCCAGCGCTTTGAAGTCGTTAGATTACGATCTGTATCGACAAATCCGTTTTAATCCCGAGCGCGCCTACTGGCGCGATGAAAGCCCTTTCAGTATGCAGCTATTTCATAGCGGATTTATATTTCAAACACCCGTCACAATTAATGTGGTCGAAAATGGTGACGTTGTACCACTCTCTTTCTCGGCCGATGACTTCCAGTACGACGGTAATGCTAACCGCTTGTTGGAGAATGACTTAACGGGCAGCGGACATGCAGGCTTTAGGCTGCACTATCCTATCAATAATGAGGATTACGCCGATGAATTTGCTGTTTTCCTTGGCGCAAGTTACTTCCGTCTAGTAGGGCGTGATCAAGCCTATGGCCTTTCTACCCGCGGACTTGCTATTGACACTGCGCTAGCCAGTGGTGAGGAATTTCCTGAATTTCGCGAATTTTGGCTCTATAAGCCTGATGAAAATTCTGACAGCATTACGCTTCTCGCACTTATGGATAGCCCATCGCTAAGCGGTGCCTACCGCATTATGTTAACGCCAGGCGAGAACACTGAGGCTGAGGTAGAAGCAACGCTCTTTGCACGCTCTGACATAGAAAAGCTTGGGATAGCGCCGCTCACCAGCATGTTCACCTTTGGGGAAGCCAGCACCGAACGACCAGATGACTTTCGCCCCCAGGTACATGATTCTGATGGCTTACTAATACACACAGGGGCCGACGAGTGGATTTGGCGGCCGTTGCAAAATCCCTCATCGGTTCGCGTATCAGCGTTTATGGACGATGGCCCCTCCGGGTTTGGTCTAATGCAACGGGAGCGAGACTTTGGTCGCTACCTGGATCTTGAAGCACACTATCACCGCCGCCCCAGCCAGTGGGTAGAACCCCTTACTGACTGGGGGCCAGGGCATGTAGAGCTAGTCGAGATTCCCACGCCAGATGAAACTCACGACAATATAGTGGCTTACTGGGTAGCTGAGGAAGCGCTCACTGCTGGCGAGTCTCGCCACCTTCACTATCGAACGTTTACGCTCAATAAACAGCCCGAAACTAACTCACTGGGCAAGGTTGTACGTACCCGCCATGGAAGCGCAGCGGTTCCAGGCGAGACCGACTCGCCCTCTGCTGATCAGCGCCAATTCATTGTCGACTTCCAGGGCGGCAAACTGGATGACCTGACATCAAGCGAGCCAATCGAGCTGGACATTAACGTGCAAAATGGCGAGGTATTGCTACCTCAAGTCAAAACGCTACCCAACAACGGACAACGGGCCACTTTCCGATTGCCCCCTAGCAGCGAGCCCAGAGATATCCGGCTACGGCTGATGGTTGAAGGAGAACCCATTACTGAAACCTGGAATTACGTGTGGTACCCCGATGCCTGA
- a CDS encoding alkaline phosphatase family protein, whose protein sequence is MIRLLLTCVTLNLLLVVPLWWRFGEIGSPLIAWEAWLIAPMMLLIRPGNLRRWMAILLVGWLALITAANLGDAATHTAFGRSLNLYLDVPLVRSIYHLLVGNVGQVAATFLMLFGSAALLGSLWVMQRLLLPVKHLALWRATGVSAILLMITAAGFAIFEANGKRLVAKSALPAVNTTRFQWQQVVATHRARVAFTEQLQDTPLEPRPLPGLLGRNVLLTFIESYGVSAINDSRYSNVVLPTLDDIQQRLGQRDLHAVSGLLEAPIRGGQSWLAHATALSGRWIDNQLWYRLMLESDHSTLISDFSSTGQRTLSVMPAITLAWPEGLAYGFDEIAAAKDLPYAGPPLNWVTMPDQFTLDYTQRHLLGETPVFAQLALISSHAPWTPILPVLEDWSMIGDGRVFAPWEEAGDPPEVLWQDIERIRDHYAWSIDYAVKVTGRWAERVVDDNTLLIVLGDHQAAPLITGDNASAAVPVHVISGDPRLLEPFKARGFIDGMLPSLESPEEAAKMSQLRHWLQQDFGTPALTSSLSTTGTTP, encoded by the coding sequence ATGATTCGTCTTCTACTTACGTGTGTAACGCTCAACTTGCTATTGGTAGTGCCGCTTTGGTGGCGTTTCGGTGAGATTGGCTCTCCTCTAATTGCTTGGGAAGCTTGGTTAATAGCGCCAATGATGCTGCTAATTCGCCCGGGCAATTTACGCCGTTGGATGGCTATTTTGTTGGTAGGTTGGCTCGCTTTGATAACAGCGGCCAATTTAGGCGATGCAGCCACACACACCGCGTTTGGGCGATCACTTAACCTCTATCTGGACGTGCCCTTGGTGCGCTCTATCTACCATTTGCTAGTAGGTAATGTAGGCCAAGTGGCAGCAACTTTCCTGATGTTGTTTGGCAGTGCGGCCCTGCTAGGTAGTCTATGGGTGATGCAGCGCTTACTCTTACCTGTTAAACATTTAGCTCTATGGCGGGCTACAGGGGTATCAGCCATCCTGTTAATGATTACAGCAGCGGGTTTTGCGATTTTCGAGGCTAACGGCAAGCGATTAGTCGCTAAATCAGCGTTACCTGCTGTGAACACCACGCGTTTCCAGTGGCAGCAGGTGGTGGCGACCCATCGGGCAAGAGTAGCGTTTACCGAACAGTTGCAGGATACACCGTTGGAGCCTAGACCCTTACCTGGTCTGTTAGGGCGCAACGTCTTATTAACGTTTATTGAATCTTATGGTGTATCGGCCATTAATGATTCTCGCTACAGCAATGTCGTACTTCCTACGCTAGATGACATACAGCAACGTTTGGGACAGCGCGATCTACACGCTGTTTCGGGGTTGCTAGAAGCGCCTATTCGAGGAGGTCAGTCTTGGCTTGCCCATGCCACGGCATTAAGCGGTCGCTGGATTGATAATCAGCTATGGTATCGGCTGATGCTGGAGAGCGATCATTCAACGCTTATTAGTGATTTTAGTAGCACTGGGCAGCGGACGCTCAGTGTCATGCCAGCCATTACATTGGCTTGGCCGGAAGGGCTGGCCTACGGGTTTGATGAGATTGCAGCAGCGAAAGATTTACCCTATGCAGGCCCACCGCTGAACTGGGTCACGATGCCCGATCAGTTCACTCTGGATTACACCCAACGACATTTGTTAGGTGAGACGCCGGTGTTCGCGCAACTTGCGCTTATTTCTAGCCATGCGCCATGGACGCCAATTTTGCCTGTTTTAGAAGACTGGTCGATGATAGGCGATGGGCGTGTTTTCGCCCCCTGGGAGGAGGCTGGCGATCCGCCAGAAGTACTTTGGCAGGATATTGAGCGCATCCGTGACCATTACGCGTGGTCAATAGACTACGCTGTGAAGGTCACAGGGCGCTGGGCTGAGCGAGTGGTTGACGACAACACTCTATTGATTGTACTTGGAGACCATCAGGCGGCACCACTGATTACCGGCGACAATGCCAGTGCGGCGGTACCTGTGCATGTGATTAGCGGTGACCCTCGACTCCTAGAGCCTTTTAAAGCACGTGGTTTTATTGATGGCATGCTGCCGTCACTGGAAAGCCCTGAGGAGGCCGCGAAAATGAGCCAGCTGCGCCATTGGTTACAGCAAGACTTTGGCACGCCAGCATTAACCTCTTCTTTGTCAACGACAGGGACGACACCATGA
- a CDS encoding mannose-1-phosphate guanylyltransferase/mannose-6-phosphate isomerase yields MIQPVILSGGSGTRLWPLSREQMPKQFLRLTSSQSLLQQTLTRLSGLDAQPPMLMGHHAHRFLMAEQLRESGLPGTLVLEPEGRNTAPAIACAALLARQTGEDPLLLVLPADHVIGNVAAFTHSVACAEPLAAQGYLVTFGVVPTYPETGYGYIACGSPVGGGHQVSSFIEKPSVERAQHLLEAGNTLWNSGMFLLQASTYLSQLERLQPAMLAACQQAVNDAHRDLDFLRLGEDAFCSSPAESIDYAVMEHCDRAAVVPLDAQWSDIGSFDALWAAQTPDKAGNVVNGDGILTNTQRSLVIAKHRLVATLGVEDLIVVETSDSVLVAHRDQAQQVKQLVASLTQAGRREPHAAPLVHRPWGSFQAMDSGERYQVKHITVKPGGRLSLQRHHHRAEHWVVVSGTAQVTVDERTFLVSENQSTYIPIGALHRLENPGKIPLELIEVQSGSYLGEDDIERLDDVYARHSDE; encoded by the coding sequence ATGATCCAGCCTGTCATCCTTAGTGGTGGTAGTGGTACGCGGCTTTGGCCACTCTCTCGTGAGCAGATGCCAAAGCAGTTCTTACGCTTAACGTCTTCTCAAAGCTTACTGCAGCAAACGCTTACACGGTTGTCCGGGTTAGATGCCCAGCCGCCGATGTTGATGGGACACCATGCTCATCGGTTCTTAATGGCGGAACAGTTGCGGGAGAGCGGGCTGCCGGGAACGTTGGTATTAGAGCCAGAAGGGCGTAACACGGCACCGGCAATTGCCTGCGCTGCCCTATTAGCGCGTCAAACGGGCGAGGATCCACTGCTACTTGTGCTTCCAGCAGACCACGTTATCGGCAATGTAGCAGCGTTCACTCACAGTGTCGCTTGCGCAGAACCGCTTGCTGCCCAAGGGTATCTCGTTACGTTTGGCGTAGTCCCTACCTATCCAGAAACAGGCTATGGCTATATTGCATGTGGCAGCCCTGTGGGCGGTGGTCACCAGGTCTCGTCATTTATCGAGAAACCTAGCGTAGAGCGTGCTCAGCATCTTTTAGAGGCAGGCAATACCCTGTGGAATAGCGGTATGTTTTTACTGCAAGCATCCACTTACCTGTCTCAACTTGAACGGCTGCAGCCAGCCATGCTGGCAGCCTGCCAACAGGCTGTTAACGATGCTCATCGTGACTTGGATTTTTTACGTTTAGGTGAAGACGCATTTTGCTCATCACCGGCGGAGTCAATCGACTACGCTGTAATGGAGCATTGTGACCGAGCGGCCGTTGTCCCGTTGGATGCCCAATGGAGTGATATTGGCAGTTTTGATGCGCTGTGGGCAGCGCAAACGCCCGACAAAGCTGGCAATGTGGTTAACGGTGACGGGATCCTGACCAACACGCAACGCTCGCTTGTTATTGCTAAGCACCGACTGGTGGCAACGCTCGGTGTTGAAGATCTGATCGTAGTGGAAACATCCGACAGCGTGCTCGTTGCACACCGCGATCAGGCTCAGCAGGTCAAACAGCTGGTGGCATCACTCACTCAAGCGGGTCGACGTGAACCCCACGCTGCGCCGTTAGTTCATCGCCCTTGGGGAAGCTTCCAGGCTATGGATAGTGGCGAGCGTTATCAAGTGAAGCACATCACGGTGAAACCTGGAGGGCGGCTTTCACTGCAGCGTCATCACCACCGTGCTGAACACTGGGTCGTCGTGAGTGGTACCGCCCAAGTCACTGTCGACGAGCGGACCTTTCTTGTCAGTGAGAACCAGTCCACCTATATCCCTATTGGTGCGCTGCACCGGTTGGAGAACCCAGGGAAAATTCCGTTGGAGTTGATAGAAGTCCAGTCGGGCAGCTATTTAGGAGAAGATGATATCGAGCGATTAGATGATGTATATGCTCGGCACAGTGATGAATAG
- a CDS encoding DUF4870 family protein, translating to MSQRYSPKEETRPPQIIYALYLAGLVTANITLLIGVIVAYVYRKEAAPWLQAHYRYLIRTFWIGCLYFIVTFTLSLMLVGTLLWPLLVMWLGVRCIIGWVAVRKGEPPARPGSWLW from the coding sequence ATGTCCCAGCGTTATAGTCCCAAAGAGGAAACGCGCCCACCACAAATCATTTACGCGCTCTACTTAGCGGGCTTAGTAACCGCCAATATTACGCTGTTGATTGGCGTTATAGTCGCTTACGTATATCGCAAGGAAGCGGCACCGTGGCTGCAAGCTCACTACCGCTATTTAATTCGTACGTTTTGGATAGGCTGCCTCTACTTTATCGTCACCTTCACCCTTAGCTTAATGCTAGTAGGCACCTTGCTATGGCCGTTATTAGTCATGTGGCTTGGTGTGCGCTGTATTATTGGCTGGGTCGCAGTACGAAAAGGAGAGCCACCTGCCCGCCCTGGAAGCTGGCTCTGGTAA